A DNA window from Mycolicibacter terrae contains the following coding sequences:
- a CDS encoding ABC transporter permease, producing MSYDATLRFRRLFRWAPKAYDNFGEQALFYAESIRYVPNALTKYRKETVRLIAEITMGTGALAIIGGTVGVATFLTLASGGVIAVQGFSSLGNIGIEALTGFLSAFLNVRIVAPVVAGIALAATIGAGTTAQLGAMRVAEEIDAVESMAVHAVSYLVSTRLVAGLIAIIPLYSLSVLAAFFAARSTTVFINAQSPGLYDHYFDTFLIPTDLLWSFLQAIIMSIAVMLVHTNYGFNAAGGPVGVGIAVGQAVRTSLVVVVVITLFVSLAVYGGSGNFNLSG from the coding sequence ATGAGTTACGACGCCACGCTGCGATTCCGGCGGCTGTTCCGGTGGGCGCCCAAGGCCTACGACAACTTCGGCGAGCAGGCCCTGTTCTACGCCGAGTCGATTCGTTACGTGCCCAACGCGCTGACCAAGTACCGCAAGGAAACGGTCCGGCTGATCGCCGAGATCACCATGGGCACCGGCGCGCTGGCGATCATCGGCGGCACGGTCGGGGTGGCCACCTTCTTGACCCTGGCCTCCGGCGGCGTGATCGCGGTGCAGGGATTCTCGTCGCTGGGCAACATCGGCATCGAGGCGTTGACCGGGTTCCTGTCGGCGTTCCTCAACGTGCGCATCGTCGCGCCCGTGGTGGCTGGGATCGCGCTCGCGGCCACCATCGGCGCCGGCACCACCGCCCAGCTCGGCGCCATGCGAGTCGCCGAGGAGATCGACGCCGTCGAATCTATGGCGGTACACGCGGTGTCGTATCTGGTATCCACCCGGCTGGTGGCGGGCCTGATCGCGATCATCCCGCTGTACTCGCTGTCGGTGCTGGCGGCGTTCTTCGCGGCCCGGTCCACCACGGTGTTCATCAACGCGCAGTCGCCCGGCCTTTACGACCACTACTTTGATACCTTCCTTATTCCGACCGACCTACTGTGGTCCTTCCTGCAGGCGATCATCATGTCGATCGCGGTGATGCTGGTGCACACCAACTACGGCTTCAACGCGGCCGGCGGACCCGTCGGCGTGGGTATCGCGGTGGGTCAGGCGGTGCGCACGTCGCTGGTGGTCGTGGTAGTCATTACGTTGTTCGTTTCACTCGCCGTCTACGGCGGGTCCGGTAACTTCAACCTCTCGGGATAG
- a CDS encoding acyl-CoA dehydrogenase family protein, with protein MQISYTAEQEDLRRELRSYFTTLMTPERREALSSTQGEYGTGTVYRDTVAQMGQDGWLTLSWPREYGGQARSAMDQLIFTDEAAIAGAPVPFLTINSVAPTIMAFGTEEQKKFFLPKIAAGELHFAIGYSEPGAGTDLASLRTTAVRDGDEYVINGQKMWTSLIAYADYVWLAARTNPEAKKHRGISMLIVPTSAEGFSWTPVHTMAGPDTSATYYSDVRVPAANLVGEENAGWKLVTNQLNHERVALVSAQPIIVALDEVRDWAQNTKDAQGNRIIDAQWVQLNLARVLAKAEVLKLINWELASASDAAPSPADASAAKVFGTELATEAYRLLMEVLGTAATVRQDSPGALLRGRVERMHRACLILTFGGGTNEVQRDIIGMVALGLPRNR; from the coding sequence ATGCAGATCAGTTACACCGCTGAGCAGGAGGACCTGCGTCGCGAACTGCGCTCGTATTTCACGACGCTGATGACCCCGGAGCGTCGTGAGGCCTTGAGTTCCACGCAGGGCGAGTACGGCACCGGAACCGTGTATCGCGACACCGTCGCCCAGATGGGTCAAGACGGCTGGCTGACGCTGAGCTGGCCCAGGGAGTACGGCGGCCAGGCGCGTTCGGCAATGGATCAGCTGATCTTCACCGATGAGGCCGCGATCGCCGGGGCCCCGGTGCCGTTTCTGACCATCAACAGCGTCGCCCCGACGATCATGGCGTTCGGCACCGAGGAGCAGAAGAAGTTCTTCCTGCCCAAGATCGCCGCCGGTGAGCTGCATTTCGCGATCGGCTACTCCGAGCCGGGCGCCGGTACCGACCTGGCCTCGCTGCGCACCACCGCGGTCCGTGACGGCGATGAGTACGTCATCAACGGCCAGAAGATGTGGACGTCGCTGATCGCCTACGCCGACTACGTGTGGCTGGCGGCGCGGACCAACCCCGAGGCCAAGAAGCACCGTGGTATCTCGATGCTGATCGTGCCCACCAGCGCGGAGGGTTTCTCCTGGACACCGGTGCACACCATGGCCGGTCCGGATACCAGCGCCACCTACTACTCCGATGTTCGGGTGCCGGCGGCCAACCTGGTCGGCGAGGAGAACGCGGGCTGGAAGCTGGTGACCAACCAGCTCAACCACGAGCGGGTCGCACTGGTGTCGGCGCAGCCGATCATCGTCGCGCTCGACGAGGTTCGCGACTGGGCGCAGAACACCAAAGATGCCCAGGGCAACCGGATCATCGACGCGCAGTGGGTGCAGCTCAACCTGGCCCGGGTGCTCGCCAAGGCCGAGGTGCTCAAGCTGATCAACTGGGAGCTGGCGTCCGCATCCGACGCCGCCCCGTCCCCGGCGGACGCTTCGGCGGCCAAGGTGTTCGGCACCGAACTGGCCACCGAGGCCTACCGGCTGCTGATGGAGGTGCTCGGCACCGCCGCGACCGTGCGCCAGGACTCCCCCGGCGCGCTGCTGCGCGGCCGGGTGGAGCGCATGCACCGGGCGTGCCTGATCCTGACCTTCGGCGGCGGCACCAACGAGGTGCAGCGCGACATCATCGGCATGGTGGCCCTGGGCCTCCCCCGCAACCGGTAA
- a CDS encoding acyl-CoA dehydrogenase family protein, which yields MDFSTTEAAQDLSGLVGTIVDAVCTPEHQRELDGLEQRFDTGLWRKLVDADVVSSAASESLGGGGYGVLEQAAILTALGRQLAAVPYLASVVLAAGTLAKFGSVELQQAWGAPAVAGEKILTAALDGDMGEGPVRAAGTDSGFRLTGTRTQVGFAPVADAFLVPAETDSGTGVFLVAATDPGVTVTPLATTGLGSVGHLELSGTELETGRLVGGTEVLDYLTSLTALGHSAYQLGVLERGLALTAEYAREREQFDKPIGSFQAVSQRLADGYIDVKGLRLTLTQAAWRVGEGLPAASEVATAAFWAAEAGHRVAHSIVHIHGGVGIDTDHPIHRYFLAAKQTEFALGGATGQLLAIGRELAETPV from the coding sequence ATGGACTTCTCCACAACCGAGGCAGCACAAGATCTCTCAGGCTTGGTCGGGACCATCGTCGATGCGGTGTGCACCCCCGAGCACCAGCGCGAGCTGGACGGGTTGGAGCAGCGCTTCGACACCGGGCTGTGGCGCAAGCTCGTCGACGCCGATGTCGTGTCCAGCGCGGCGAGCGAGTCACTGGGTGGCGGCGGGTACGGCGTGCTGGAGCAGGCGGCGATCCTGACCGCGCTGGGACGCCAGCTGGCCGCGGTGCCTTATCTGGCATCGGTGGTGCTGGCGGCCGGGACGCTGGCCAAGTTCGGCTCCGTGGAGCTTCAGCAGGCATGGGGTGCACCGGCTGTGGCCGGCGAGAAGATCCTCACCGCCGCGCTCGACGGCGACATGGGCGAGGGCCCGGTCCGGGCTGCCGGCACCGACTCCGGTTTCCGGCTCACCGGCACCCGCACCCAAGTCGGCTTCGCGCCGGTGGCCGACGCCTTCCTGGTGCCGGCCGAAACCGATTCCGGCACCGGTGTCTTCCTGGTGGCCGCCACCGACCCGGGCGTGACAGTGACCCCGCTGGCCACCACCGGCCTGGGCAGTGTCGGACACCTTGAGCTGTCCGGGACCGAGTTGGAGACCGGCCGCCTCGTCGGCGGTACCGAGGTGCTCGACTACCTGACCAGCCTGACGGCGCTGGGCCACAGCGCCTACCAGTTGGGCGTGCTGGAGCGCGGTCTGGCCCTGACCGCTGAATACGCCCGCGAGCGGGAGCAGTTCGACAAGCCGATCGGCAGCTTCCAGGCTGTGTCGCAACGGCTGGCCGACGGATACATCGATGTGAAGGGCCTGCGACTCACGCTGACCCAGGCGGCCTGGCGGGTCGGCGAAGGGCTGCCCGCGGCCAGTGAGGTGGCCACGGCCGCGTTCTGGGCGGCCGAAGCCGGACATCGGGTGGCGCACAGCATCGTCCACATCCACGGCGGGGTCGGCATCGACACCGACCATCCGATCCACCGTTACTTCCTGGCCGCCAAGCAGACCGAGTTCGCGCTCGGGGGTGCCACCGGGCAGCTGCTGGCGATCGGACGCGAGCTGGCCGAAACCCCGGTCTAG
- a CDS encoding MlaE family ABC transporter permease produces MIEQLTVPARAVGGFVEMSLATFRAMFRRPFQYREFLDQTWMIARVSLVPTLLVAIPFTVLVAFTINILLREIGAADLSGAGTAFGTITQLGPVVTVLVVAGAGATAICADLGARTIREEIDAMRVLGIDPIQRLVVPRALASTFVALLLNGLVCAIGLVGGYVFSVFLQGVNPGAFINGLTVLTGLGELVMAEIKALLFGTAAGLIGCYRGLTAKGGPQGVGNAVNETVVYAFICLFVINVVMTAISVRVLVK; encoded by the coding sequence TTGATCGAACAGCTCACGGTTCCGGCTCGGGCCGTGGGCGGTTTCGTAGAGATGTCGCTGGCGACATTCCGGGCGATGTTTCGCCGGCCGTTCCAATACCGTGAGTTCCTCGACCAGACCTGGATGATCGCCCGGGTGTCGCTGGTGCCGACCCTGCTGGTCGCGATCCCCTTCACCGTGCTGGTGGCGTTCACCATCAACATCCTGCTGCGGGAGATCGGCGCCGCCGACCTGTCCGGCGCCGGGACCGCATTCGGCACCATCACCCAGCTGGGCCCGGTGGTCACCGTGCTGGTGGTGGCCGGTGCCGGCGCCACCGCGATCTGCGCGGACCTGGGCGCGCGCACCATCCGCGAAGAGATCGACGCGATGCGGGTGCTCGGCATCGACCCGATCCAGCGGCTGGTGGTACCCCGGGCGCTGGCCTCGACGTTCGTCGCGCTGCTGCTCAACGGCCTGGTGTGCGCGATCGGCCTGGTCGGGGGCTATGTATTCTCCGTCTTTCTGCAGGGCGTCAACCCGGGCGCCTTCATCAACGGGCTGACCGTGCTGACCGGGCTCGGGGAGCTGGTGATGGCCGAGATCAAGGCGCTGCTGTTCGGCACCGCCGCCGGGCTGATCGGGTGCTACCGCGGGCTGACCGCCAAGGGCGGTCCGCAGGGGGTCGGCAACGCGGTCAACGAGACCGTCGTCTACGCCTTCATCTGTCTGTTCGTCATCAACGTCGTCATGACCGCGATCAGCGTGCGGGTGCTGGTCAAATGA
- a CDS encoding MCE family protein, which translates to MSRIDRVNPVRTGTLGIALVACLLLVSFGYTSLPFFPQGKIYQGYFADAGGIIPGNDVTVSGIRVGKVTKVALDGASAKISFTVDREVRVGDQSLAAIRTDTVLGEKALSVTPGGSGSVTTIPLERTRAPYTLNNALQDLGGNVRDLDKPRFEQALGVLTDSMRDATPQLRGALDGVAALSRSINRRDEALDQLLSHAKSVTGVLNQRAGQVNSLVLDGNQLFAALDERRQALGALIAGIDDVSHQLSGFVGDNQNEIGPTLKKLNLVLDNMIERKDRIAGALDRLPGYATTLGEVVASGPGFQINLYGLPPPTLSEVLLDIYFQPGKIPDSLADYLRGMISERTVIKPKSP; encoded by the coding sequence CTGTCAAGAATTGATCGCGTAAACCCGGTTCGCACCGGAACTTTGGGCATCGCACTGGTGGCATGCCTGCTCTTGGTCTCATTCGGTTACACCAGCCTGCCGTTCTTTCCGCAGGGCAAGATCTACCAGGGCTACTTCGCCGACGCCGGCGGGATCATTCCGGGCAACGACGTCACGGTGTCGGGTATCCGGGTGGGCAAGGTGACCAAGGTGGCGCTGGACGGAGCCAGTGCGAAGATCAGCTTCACCGTCGACCGTGAGGTCCGGGTGGGCGATCAGTCGCTGGCCGCCATCCGCACCGATACCGTGCTGGGCGAGAAAGCACTGTCGGTCACGCCGGGCGGATCCGGCTCGGTCACCACGATCCCGTTGGAACGCACCCGGGCGCCCTACACACTCAACAACGCGCTGCAGGACCTCGGCGGCAACGTCCGCGACCTGGACAAGCCGCGGTTCGAGCAGGCGCTGGGCGTGCTCACCGACTCGATGCGCGATGCGACGCCGCAGTTGCGCGGAGCGCTGGACGGGGTGGCGGCGCTGTCTCGCAGCATCAACCGACGCGACGAAGCGCTGGATCAGTTGCTGAGCCACGCCAAGTCGGTCACCGGGGTGCTGAATCAGCGCGCCGGCCAGGTCAACAGCTTGGTGCTCGACGGCAACCAACTCTTCGCCGCCCTGGACGAGCGCCGGCAGGCTCTCGGTGCGCTGATCGCCGGCATCGACGATGTGTCGCACCAGCTTTCGGGTTTCGTCGGTGACAACCAGAACGAGATCGGGCCGACCCTGAAAAAACTCAACCTGGTGCTGGACAACATGATCGAGCGCAAGGACCGGATCGCCGGGGCGCTGGACCGGTTGCCCGGGTACGCCACCACGCTCGGTGAGGTGGTGGCCTCGGGTCCGGGTTTCCAGATCAACCTCTACGGCCTGCCGCCGCCCACCTTGTCAGAGGTGCTGCTCGACATCTACTTCCAACCCGGGAAGATCCCGGACAGCCTGGCCGACTATCTGCGCGGGATGATCTCCGAGCGCACCGTGATTAAGCCGAAGTCGCCATGA
- a CDS encoding MCE family protein — MENGSRRTQVRIAAAVLGALLVAATVFTYLSYVSVFSSTDKVTVTSPRAGLVMERDAKVKYRGIQIGKVKEITYQGQQAKLALAIDSAAMRYIPSNAAVHIASNTIFGAKAVEFIPPPVPSGKALRSGADVQASDVQLEANTLFQKLTDLLDKIDPVQLNGSISALAEGLRGNGDNLGALLSGLNGYLEKLNPKLPQLQSGFAKTAVVGNIYGDAAPDLVTIFDNVPTISKTLVDQRDNLNKALLATTGLANNGYDTFAPAADDFIAGITRFRALGSLLAEYSPEFGCLFRGIQGALEKFGPSIGGTKPALYVHSSFIPGAPAYTYPESLPVANATGGPNCRGLPDIPSKQYGGSWFRSPFLVTDSAYIPFQPNTEVQFDAPSTAQFLFNGAYAERDEY; from the coding sequence GTGGAAAACGGATCGAGGCGTACCCAGGTGCGGATTGCCGCGGCAGTCCTGGGTGCGCTCCTGGTTGCCGCCACCGTCTTCACCTATCTGTCCTATGTCTCCGTCTTCAGCTCCACCGATAAGGTCACCGTCACGTCGCCGCGGGCCGGCCTGGTGATGGAGAGGGACGCCAAGGTCAAATACCGCGGTATCCAGATCGGCAAGGTCAAGGAGATCACGTATCAGGGCCAGCAGGCCAAGCTCGCGCTGGCCATCGACAGCGCCGCGATGCGATACATCCCGTCGAACGCCGCCGTGCACATCGCCAGCAACACCATCTTCGGAGCCAAGGCGGTGGAGTTCATTCCGCCGCCGGTGCCGTCGGGTAAGGCATTGCGCAGCGGCGCCGATGTGCAGGCCTCCGACGTGCAGCTGGAAGCCAACACGCTGTTCCAGAAGTTGACCGATCTGCTGGACAAGATCGACCCGGTGCAGCTCAACGGATCTATCAGCGCGCTGGCCGAAGGATTGCGCGGCAACGGCGACAACCTGGGCGCGCTGCTGTCCGGGCTGAACGGCTACCTGGAGAAGCTCAACCCGAAACTGCCGCAGCTCCAGTCGGGTTTCGCCAAGACCGCGGTGGTCGGCAACATCTACGGGGACGCCGCGCCGGATCTGGTGACGATCTTCGACAATGTTCCGACGATCAGCAAGACGCTGGTCGACCAGCGCGACAACCTGAACAAGGCGCTGCTGGCGACCACCGGGCTGGCCAACAACGGCTACGACACGTTCGCGCCGGCCGCTGACGACTTCATCGCCGGCATCACCCGGTTCCGGGCGTTGGGCTCTCTGCTGGCCGAGTACTCGCCGGAGTTCGGCTGCCTGTTCCGGGGAATCCAAGGTGCGCTGGAGAAATTCGGTCCGTCGATCGGTGGCACCAAGCCGGCGCTCTACGTGCACTCCAGCTTCATCCCGGGCGCACCGGCCTACACCTATCCGGAGAGCCTGCCGGTGGCCAACGCGACCGGTGGCCCCAACTGTCGTGGCCTGCCGGACATTCCGAGCAAGCAGTACGGCGGCTCCTGGTTCCGGTCGCCGTTCCTGGTCACCGACAGCGCCTACATCCCGTTTCAGCCGAACACCGAGGTGCAGTTCGACGCCCCCTCCACCGCGCAGTTCCTGTTCAACGGCGCCTACGCGGAACGGGACGAGTACTGA
- a CDS encoding ferredoxin yields MRVEVDLDRCEGNAICVGIDPDLFELNDDEQAVVKVAPIPADREAHAMQAIAECPRAALRRVED; encoded by the coding sequence ATGCGCGTTGAGGTGGACCTGGATCGTTGCGAGGGCAACGCGATTTGCGTGGGAATCGACCCCGACCTGTTCGAACTGAACGACGATGAGCAGGCCGTCGTCAAGGTCGCGCCGATCCCGGCGGACCGGGAAGCCCACGCCATGCAGGCTATCGCCGAATGCCCCCGGGCCGCGCTGCGCCGGGTCGAGGACTAG
- a CDS encoding MCE family protein, which translates to MNTRGTLIRVAIFTAAMLLVSAGLVVVFGEFRFASNHTYHADFTTASRLKGGEDVRIAGIPVGTVKSVKLTPDNSVSVTFDVNKRYQLYDSTRALIRYENLVGDRYLEIASGAGDLRKLPPGGTIAREHTQPALDLDALLGGMRPVLKGLDGNKINEISNAIIELLQGQGGALSQMLANTSSFTTTLASRDQLIGDVINNLNTVLTTVDDKSEQFDATVDRLQQLITGLAQGKDAIAGAIGPLASVETDLTDTLRRTRRPLQGVIENARPLATVLDKRKQELNDVIDPLEENYLRLNALGAYGSFFNINYCTVSMKFNGPAGSDIILPMGGQTDTTKGRCSPVKN; encoded by the coding sequence ATGAACACCCGCGGAACCCTGATCCGGGTCGCCATCTTCACCGCCGCCATGCTGCTGGTCTCGGCAGGGCTGGTGGTGGTGTTCGGCGAGTTCCGGTTCGCGTCCAACCACACCTACCACGCCGACTTCACCACTGCCTCGCGGCTCAAGGGTGGCGAGGACGTGCGGATCGCCGGAATCCCGGTGGGCACGGTGAAGTCGGTCAAGTTGACGCCGGACAACAGCGTCAGCGTCACCTTCGACGTCAACAAGCGCTACCAGCTCTACGACTCGACCCGGGCGCTGATCCGCTACGAGAACCTGGTCGGCGACCGCTATCTGGAGATCGCCTCGGGGGCGGGCGACCTGCGAAAGCTGCCGCCCGGGGGAACCATCGCCCGGGAGCACACTCAGCCGGCGCTGGATCTGGATGCGCTGCTGGGCGGCATGCGCCCGGTGCTCAAGGGCCTGGACGGCAACAAGATCAACGAGATCAGCAACGCGATCATCGAACTGCTGCAGGGCCAGGGCGGCGCCCTGTCGCAGATGCTGGCCAACACGAGTTCGTTCACCACCACGCTGGCCTCCCGCGACCAGCTGATCGGCGACGTGATCAACAATCTCAACACCGTGCTGACCACTGTCGACGACAAGAGCGAGCAGTTCGACGCCACCGTCGACCGGCTGCAGCAACTCATCACCGGCCTGGCGCAGGGCAAGGACGCGATCGCCGGTGCGATCGGACCTTTGGCCAGCGTCGAGACCGACCTCACCGACACCCTGCGCCGCACTCGGCGCCCGCTGCAGGGCGTGATCGAGAACGCCCGGCCGCTGGCCACTGTGCTGGACAAGCGCAAGCAGGAACTCAACGACGTGATCGACCCGCTGGAAGAGAACTACCTGCGGCTCAATGCACTCGGCGCCTACGGCTCGTTCTTCAACATCAATTACTGCACGGTCTCGATGAAGTTCAACGGCCCCGCCGGCAGCGACATCATCTTGCCGATGGGTGGCCAGACCGACACCACCAAGGGGAGGTGCTCTCCTGTCAAGAATTGA
- a CDS encoding 3-oxoacyl-ACP reductase: MTANDNATDLTGKVAVVTGAAAGLGRAEAIGLARSGATVVVNDIASALGASDVIDQIAAAGGKGVPVAGDISQRSTADDLVSTADGLGGLSIVVNNAGITRDRMLFNMSDDDFDAVIAVHLRGHFLLTRNAAAYWRQKAKESGGTVYGRIVNTSSEAGLMGPVGQANYGAAKAGITALTLSASRALSRYGVTANAICPRARTAMTADVFGEAKVGDGEIDPLSPEHVVTLVGFLSSPASASVNGQVFVVYGPEVTLMAAPTVERRFRADGEAWDPAGLSDMLANYFAGRDPGRTFSATELMDTD; this comes from the coding sequence ATGACTGCGAACGACAATGCGACCGATCTGACCGGCAAGGTCGCGGTGGTCACCGGCGCGGCCGCCGGGCTGGGCCGGGCCGAAGCCATCGGGCTGGCCCGCTCCGGGGCGACGGTGGTGGTCAACGACATCGCGTCGGCGCTGGGCGCCTCCGATGTGATCGACCAGATCGCCGCGGCCGGTGGCAAGGGCGTGCCGGTGGCCGGTGACATCAGCCAGCGCTCCACCGCCGACGACCTCGTCAGCACCGCCGACGGCCTGGGCGGGTTGAGCATCGTCGTCAACAATGCCGGAATCACCCGGGACCGGATGCTGTTCAACATGTCCGACGACGACTTTGACGCCGTGATCGCGGTGCACCTGCGCGGGCACTTCCTGCTGACCCGCAACGCGGCCGCCTACTGGCGGCAGAAGGCCAAGGAATCAGGCGGAACCGTATACGGCCGGATCGTCAACACCTCCTCGGAGGCGGGGCTGATGGGGCCGGTGGGGCAAGCCAATTACGGCGCGGCCAAGGCGGGGATCACCGCATTGACGTTGTCCGCGAGCCGGGCCTTGAGCCGCTACGGCGTCACGGCCAACGCGATCTGCCCGCGCGCCCGCACCGCGATGACCGCCGATGTCTTCGGTGAGGCCAAGGTCGGGGATGGCGAGATCGACCCGCTGTCGCCCGAACATGTGGTGACCCTGGTCGGTTTCCTTTCCTCCCCGGCGTCGGCGTCGGTCAATGGCCAGGTGTTCGTGGTCTATGGACCTGAGGTGACGCTGATGGCCGCGCCAACGGTGGAGCGACGGTTCCGCGCCGACGGCGAGGCGTGGGACCCCGCCGGGCTGTCGGACATGCTGGCGAATTACTTCGCCGGCCGGGACCCGGGCCGGACGTTCTCCGCCACCGAATTGATGGACACCGATTAG
- a CDS encoding MCE family protein, with translation MTRPTLRIVLAAVLAVLLAAGVYVVLPAQRGYRITGYFASAVGLYPGDDVRVVGVPVGRIESIEPRAENVKITMSVNRDVPLPADVHAVMIAPNIVSARVIQLAPAYTGGERLAEGAVLDEDRTAVPVEWDEVKQELTQLSAQLAPEQGKLNGALSTFVNQAADTFDGNGDSFRSALRELSATTGRLGDSRTDLFGTVKNLQVLVDALSGSNEQIVQFTDHVAAVSAVLADSSVDLDVTLGTLNQALRDVRGFLHDNNDALIAQVNKLSEFTKVLSDQSENFEQALHITPHGLVNFYQIYNPAQGTLSGLLSLPDFANPVQFICGGIFDVGSVPDNFKRAEICKERMGPVMRRWAMNFVPFLMHPINSITAYKGQIIYDTPATEAKAQTPVPYLKWMPAPGVTPPNSDDVAALFLPPPAPGQLGNAPGPTGPQQPGAGAPREGG, from the coding sequence ATGACGCGCCCGACCTTGCGGATCGTGCTCGCCGCGGTGCTGGCCGTGCTGCTGGCCGCCGGCGTGTACGTGGTGCTGCCCGCACAGCGCGGCTATCGGATCACCGGCTACTTCGCCTCGGCGGTGGGCCTGTACCCGGGTGACGACGTCCGGGTGGTCGGGGTTCCGGTCGGCCGGATCGAATCGATCGAACCGCGCGCCGAGAACGTCAAGATCACCATGTCGGTGAACCGGGACGTGCCGTTGCCCGCCGATGTGCACGCGGTGATGATCGCGCCGAACATCGTCTCGGCGCGGGTCATTCAGTTGGCTCCGGCCTACACCGGCGGCGAGCGGCTGGCCGAGGGCGCGGTGCTCGACGAAGACCGCACCGCGGTGCCGGTCGAGTGGGACGAGGTCAAGCAGGAGCTGACCCAGCTGAGCGCGCAACTGGCGCCCGAACAGGGCAAGCTCAACGGCGCGCTGAGCACGTTCGTCAACCAGGCCGCCGACACCTTCGACGGCAACGGCGACTCGTTCCGCAGCGCCCTGCGGGAGCTGTCGGCGACCACCGGCCGGCTCGGGGACTCGCGCACCGACCTGTTCGGCACCGTCAAGAACCTGCAGGTGCTGGTCGACGCGCTGTCGGGCAGCAATGAACAGATCGTGCAGTTCACCGACCATGTCGCGGCGGTATCGGCGGTGCTGGCCGACAGCTCTGTCGACCTGGACGTCACGCTGGGCACCCTCAACCAGGCGCTGCGCGACGTGCGGGGCTTCCTGCACGACAACAACGACGCATTGATTGCTCAGGTCAACAAGCTCTCGGAGTTCACCAAGGTCCTCAGTGACCAGAGCGAGAACTTCGAGCAGGCGCTGCACATCACCCCGCACGGCCTGGTCAACTTCTACCAGATCTACAACCCCGCGCAGGGCACCTTGAGCGGCCTGCTGTCCCTGCCCGACTTCGCCAACCCGGTGCAGTTCATCTGCGGCGGTATCTTCGACGTCGGTTCGGTCCCGGACAACTTCAAGCGGGCGGAGATCTGCAAGGAGCGGATGGGCCCGGTCATGCGCAGGTGGGCGATGAACTTCGTGCCGTTCCTGATGCATCCGATCAACTCGATCACCGCCTACAAGGGCCAGATCATCTACGACACCCCGGCGACCGAGGCCAAGGCGCAGACTCCGGTGCCCTATCTGAAGTGGATGCCCGCGCCGGGCGTCACGCCGCCGAACAGCGACGATGTCGCCGCGCTATTCCTGCCGCCGCCGGCGCCGGGTCAGTTGGGCAACGCCCCCGGGCCGACCGGCCCGCAGCAGCCCGGAGCCGGCGCACCACGGGAGGGCGGATGA
- a CDS encoding nuclear transport factor 2 family protein — protein MTDIEAIDAIKQVKYRYLRALDTKHWDDFAATLAEDVTADYGKSMGSDHTFTDRDSLVEFMRNSLPATIISEHRVNHPEITLTGPDAATGIWYLQDRVIIPDYNLMLIGAAFYHDTYRRAADGWKISSTGYQRTYDATMPLSDIPGFKVTFGEALHR, from the coding sequence GTGACTGATATCGAGGCGATAGACGCCATCAAACAGGTCAAGTACCGCTACCTGCGCGCGCTGGACACCAAGCATTGGGACGACTTCGCGGCCACCTTGGCCGAGGACGTCACCGCCGACTACGGCAAGTCGATGGGCAGCGACCACACCTTCACCGACCGCGACTCGCTGGTGGAGTTCATGCGGAACTCGCTGCCGGCAACGATCATCAGCGAGCACCGGGTCAACCACCCCGAGATCACCCTCACCGGGCCGGACGCCGCCACCGGCATCTGGTACCTGCAGGACCGGGTGATCATTCCCGACTACAACCTGATGCTGATCGGCGCCGCGTTCTACCACGACACCTACCGCCGCGCCGCCGACGGCTGGAAGATCAGCTCCACCGGCTACCAGCGCACCTACGACGCCACCATGCCGTTGTCGGATATTCCCGGGTTCAAGGTGACGTTCGGGGAAGCGCTGCACCGCTGA